The Tolypothrix sp. PCC 7712 region GACCCTAGAGATATTACAACTGTGTTGGTGTACCGCCAGAAAGGTAATAAAGAAGAGTTTCTAGCAAGGGCATTTGCTCAGGATTTGGAGACTGAGCAATTATCTCTGGATGAGGCTAAAGCTAGTAGTCGCAAGATTCGGCAAGCAGGAAAGATGATTAGCAATCACGCAATGTTGGCAGAAGTGCGCGATCGCGAAACATTCATTACCCGAAAGAAAACCAAAAAAGAACGTCAAAAAGCAGAACAGGCTGTAGTTGAAAAGGCTAAAAAACCTGTGCCTGTTCAACCAGAGGAAGAAATTGAAGTGGCATCTGTTGACGGTGAGACAGAATACCAGATGCCAGAGGTATTTGATTACGAACAAATGCGTGAAGATTACGGGTGGTAAAAAATGACTTTAAAACAAGCTCAAACAGTTGCACAACAATTAGGTGATATTCCAGTAAATGGTGAAAAATTACAAGTAGAAATTGATAGATTGAACCGGAAGACTTTTATCCTCTTGGAGCAAGTTAAAATTCTTAATGACTGGCTAGAAGGAAAGCGTCAAGCTCGTCAGTCTGGTCGTATTGTAGGAGAGTCCAGAACTGGTAAAACAATGGGTTGTGATGCCTACAGACTTCGGCATAAACCCAAGCAAGAAGTAGGAAAACCACCATTAGTACCTATTGCTTTTCTCGAAGACATACCCTCCGAGTGTAGTGCTAAGGATTTGTTCAATGAGATTCTTAAGCATTTAAAGTATCAAATGACTAAGGGAACTGTAGCTGAGATTAGAGAACGTACATTTCGGGTTCTTAAGGGTTGCGGGGTTGAGATGCTAATCATTGATGAAGCTGACCGCTTGAAACCCAAAACTTTTGCTGAAGTGCGAGATATTTTTGACAAGTTGGAAATTGCGGTGATTTTGGTGGGTACGGACAGATTAGACGCTGTAATCAAGCGAGATGAGCAAGTTTATAACCGTTTTCGTGCATGTCATCGTTTTGGTAAGTTTTCTGGGGAAGATTTTAAGCGAACTGTGGAGATTTGGGAAAAACAAGTTTTAAAACTGCCAGTTGCTTCTAATCTTTCCAACAAGACGATGCTCAAAACTTTAGGTGAGGCAACAGGGGGTTATATTGGTTTGCTGGATATGATTTTGAGAGAATCAGCAATTCGGGCTTTAAAGAAAGGATTACCAAAGATTGACTTAGAAACCCTAAAGGAAGTAGCAGCAGAGTACAAATAATGGAAGTTCCAGAGATTCAACCTTGGCTGTTTCAAATAGAACCTTTAGAGGGAGAAAGTTTGAGTCACTTTTTAGGGCGTTTTCGACGAGCAAATGATTTAACGCCTACTGGGTTAGGTAAAGCAGCAGGACTTGGCGGTGCGATCGCACGTTGGGAAAAATTTCGGTTTAATCCGCCTCCTACCCCTCAGCAGTTGGCAGCATTAGCTGTTGTGGTAGCGGTTGATGTCGATAGGTTAAAGCAGATGTTGCCACCTCTTGGTGTGGGCATGAAAATGGAGCCGATTCGGTTATGTGCAGCTTGTTATGTTGAGTCGCCTTGTCACAAGATTGATTGGCAGTTGAAGGTGACACAAAGATGTGCGAGCCACAATTTAACTTTGTTATCAGAATGTCCAAACTGTGGGGCAAGGTTTAAACATCCGGCGTTATGGGTATATCCCTGGTGTCATAGGTGTTTTTTTAGGTTTACCGATATGGTGAAATACCAGAAATTTGTATACTCTTCGTTATAGAGCAATTTGATAAATATTAGATTTGTAATAATCAAAAATAAGATAAAAATGTCTGAAATTTCATCAAATAAAAAGAATAATCAATCAGATTTTGAGCGATTATTTATTAATTACATTTTTTCTAATAAAAAATTAAGGCAAATATATGAATGCTTAGAGGTACAACAGCAATCAGGTCAAATTAATCTAACTATAGATGAACCGTTAACAGGAAAGTCTATAGCTTGTCAAATTGACAGTCAATCAGATTTTAAGCTATTATTTATTAATTACATTTTTTCTAATAGACAATCAAGGCTATTATATGAATGGTTAGACGTACAACGGCAATCACGTCATAATAATCTAATCATAGGTGAACCCTCAATAGGAAAGTCTATAGCTTGTCAAATTTACGCTTATAAGAATAAAATTCAGCACCTAATAGATACCTCACCTATTGTACCTATTGTCTATATTGATCCACCATTTTGTGCTAGTGCTAAAGACATCTTCCTAGCAATTATTGGGTTCTTAGATAGCGCAAGTACAGACTTGCATTTAGCAGCTTTACGAGAGAAAGCGCGTTGCCTATTGAAAGATTGTGGAGTAGAAATGTTAATTATTGATGATACTGTCCACTACAGTAATAAAGTTTTCACTGATATTATATCTATTTGTGAACCAATAAATATTGCCGTCATTCTGGTAGGTACACAATGCCTCTACTCTTATATATACGGTAATATGCATCTTAACCCTCGGTTTAACAATATTTATCGTTTCGGACACTCGGGAGTAGATGCAACAGAGCCACTTATAACCTTCTACTAGGAAAAATATGTATAAAACTTAACAAAGCATTAAATTTAGTAGGCGAACCAATGTTCGATATTGTGAACCAAACTTGTCAAAGGTATCATTGAAGGATAGAAACGTATTTTTAAAGCGCTAGCTATACAAGCTTGGAAAGATGGATTGAGGAATATTGAGGTAGCAATCTTAAAAAAATTGTACAGTGTCACATGTGATAGCAGTTCAATAAACTATGTAGGAAGGTTGAAATTTTTGACATTTTGGATTGATACTTGGTATAAGCTATATTTTGTAAAATTTATATAAGTTAAGTAGCAAAGTATCACAAGTTTCCGTGATTGTAAGCCTGTATAATCCCTTAGTATTTTCCGCAATGTTTAGCCACCAATAATCCCCCCTTACTTTACTGGAGAAAAAAGTAGCAAAGGGGGATATTGTATGTTCCAACGAACAAGAGAATTGATATTTAGTTAGGGCTAATCCAGGATCGTGGCAGTAGATATTCCTCAGTGAGCGCAAGTAAGTAATCAGAGCATCCTGAATGCGATCGCTTATAGTTTCTATGATGAAACGATATTGGATGAGAAAAGAACATTGGATTAAAATGCGTTAGCAAAGCTCCTCTGAAAGAGGCTCGCTAAAAATTAAATTGACCCCGAAAATGACTAAATTATGGGGTAATTTACTCTAGTTGCTCGACTGCCGGATTGAAAATGATTGTGAGGCGTTGCATTTGGTATCAGTCGGTGTAGAGCTTGGGAATGAGCTTCCGCATCACTCCGGCGGCGAAAACGAGCAACTATCTGGTGTTGCATATTAGCCCTGTTTTGTCACTCTGGCAGTAGTATAATAAGGTAAAAATGCTAGAACCAAGACACAGAGCATGGTACAGCCCCGTCCAGCCGCACCAACAGTCAAATTTGTGGACGAATATTGCCAGTGGTATAAAAGTCTGTTTCCAGATGTTAGGAGTTTCGAGGCTTTTAAATATCTCCATGTAGGCTGCATTTCTGATCTAAAACGTAAAACATTGCCAGAAATAGCAAAAATCGTAGGATTAGATAACCAGCAAGGGTTGCATCATTTTCTAACTACATCACCTTGGGATATAGAAAAGTTAAGAACCTTAAGGTTAGAGTTAATTTTACAAGTGCTAAAAGGTAGACCAATCATTTTAATTATTGATGAGACAGGGGATAAAAAGAAAGGGAGCAAGACAGATTATGTGAAACGGCAGTATATAGGAAATTTGGGAAAAACAGATAATGGAATTGTGGCAGTGACAGTATATGGTGTTTTCTGTGGGATGACATTTCCATTACTGTTTGAAGTGTATAAACCCAGGGAAAGATTACAGGCAGGAGATAAGTACCGCACTAAACCAGAAATAGCAGCAATACTGATAAAAAAGCTACAATCAATGGGTTTTAAATTCAACTTAGTACTTGCAGATAGCTTATATGGAGAGAGTGGTAAGAATTTCATATCTGTATTAGATGAACTAAACTTGAACTATATAGTAGCGATTCGGTCAAATCATTATGTAGAAATACTTCCACGACAACATATTCAATATTTAAAGTGGCAGAAGTTTCAAAGGGTATTCTCTGACTTGAGTCGGGAAAATCGATTTATTAGAGAAATTATTCCGGGAAAACGTGGAGAACTTAGATATTGGCAAATTACTACAGATCCAGAAAATTTGCCTGATAACACTACTTGGTATGTGATGAGTAAATATCCAGACATTACGCCAAGAGAAGTTGGAAATTTTTACGGTTTAAGAACTTGGGTCGAGTACGGGTTAAAACAAAGTAAGAATGAATTAGGTTGGTCAGATTTTCGCCTGACTCACTACCCAGATATTGAGCGATGGTGGGAAATTATTTGCAGTGCTTATTTAATGGTTAGTCTGCATTCGGAGCAACTGTTTCAGTCTCCATCACAACGAGAGTCAAAATTTGTTTCACATCCTTGGTGGGATAATGGAAATGGCTGGAAGAACATTCTTAACAATCTTCGTTTGATTATTCAACCTTTTACTTTATTTAATCTGATATATCCCTGGTTAACGGTTTTTCCTATTCCTCAATTAGCTTTGGGTTTTTTTAAACTTCAATCTATTATTTATAGCCTCACCAGTTCAATTTTTATATCCCTGATTCACCCTGATTTCTACTTTTCCTCTGCCTAGAGTGACAAAAGAGGGTTAGGAAAATGGCGAACTATACACCAAGGATTCAGCTTTTCAATGTAGGTCACAAAAACCTCCCGATCATACCTATGATTTAGCTAGTGAATTGCAGTTGAAGAATAGACAAAAGTTGCTTGAACATTCCCAAAACTAAAGCCACCCTACTGTGAGAGTGGCTGGTGAAAAAATGTCAGGATGACATTGCAATTGGTTGACCTTTCGATTCCTACTTATGTCCTGTCAGAGAACAGAGTATTTTCAGAAATTCTTCGGGAATTTCCTCGAAGTGTTCTAGCAGGAAGTCCATCAAGGCAAGATGGCGCAAATCGCTGGGCATAGGACTGCTCCTCTAAGTCACAGAGAGCAATACGAGCAACGGCGCTCCCAAAAGATAATCTTTTACTATGCTACAAAGTATCAAATGACAAAGGGAACAGTAGCGGAGATGAGAGACAGAAAGCTACTGTCCAAGTTTCATGGGAAATACCTGAAGCGAACTGTAGAAATTTGGGAAAAGAAGGTTTTGCAGTTACCAGTTGCTTCACATACAATCTTCAGCATCGCTGGAAAGATTGTATGTGAAGCAACTGGGGATTATATTGTTTAATTGATATGATTCTGAGAGAGGCAGCAATAAGTGCATCGAAGAAAAAATTACAAAAGATCGATTTGGCAAAACTTCAGGAAGTAACAGAAGAATACAAATAATGGAAGTAGTAGAAATTCAACTTTGGTTATTTCAAGTAGAACCATTAAAAGGAGAAAGTCTTAGTCACTTTTTAGGACGCTTTCGACGAGCAAATGGGTTAACGCCTGCTAGGTTAGGTAAGGAAACAGGACTTGGGAGCGCGATCGCACGTTGGGAAAAATTTCGGTTTAATCCTCCTCCTACCCCTGAACAGTTAGAAGCATTAGCTGTTGTTTTAGGGGTTGATGTGGATAGGTTAAAGCAGATGTTGCCACCTGCTGGAGTGGAAATAAAAAGGGAAACTGTTCGGCTATGTGCTGCTTGTTATGTTGAGTCGCCTTATCACAAAATTGAGTGGCAGTTGAAGGTGATACAAGGATGCCTGAGCCACGATTTAACCTTGTTGTCAAAATGTCCAAACTGTGGGGCAAAATTTAAGACTCCAGCAGTGTGGCAGGATAGTTCATGCCAGCAATGTTCTCTGACTTTTGCTGATATGGTAAAGTATCAAAAGTCTTATTGATTACTGACTTAGTACAATCATAAATAATATTTTTCAAATGTTAATCAGTAATAATCCCCCCTTGCTTTGATGAAAAAAAGGTGGCAAGGGGGGATATTTTATGTTTCAACAGATAAGAAAACTCACTACAAATTAAATTTGCTCCCAGAATGACCGAATTATGGAGTAATTTGCTCTGGTTGCTCGACTGCCGCATTAAAAATGATTGAGAAAGTTGCATTTGGTATCAGCCGATGTAGAGCTTGTGAATGAGCTTCTGCATCATTCCGGCGGCGAAAACGAGCAACTATCTGGTGTTGCATATTAGGAAAATGGCGGACTATACACCAAGGATTTAGCTTTTCAATGTAGGTCACAAAAACCTCCCGATCATACCTATGATTTAGCTAGTGAATTGGAGTTGAAGAATAGACAAAAGTTACTTAAACATTCCCAAGACTAAAGCCACCCTACTGTGAGAGTGGCTGGTAAAGAAATGTCAGGATGACATTGCAATTGGTTGACAGTTCGACTTCCCTCACCGTCAATTTTTCGATTCCTACTTATGCCCTGTGAGAGAACAGAGTATCTTCAGAAATTCTTCGGGGATTTCCTCGAAGTGTTCTAGCAGGAAGTCCATGAGGGCAAGATGGCGTAAATCACTGGGCATGGGACTGCGGTAATTACGTCCCTTGGAAAACCAACGCCTGACAGTTGAAAGTGAACGGGAGCAAATCCGAGCGATCGCTTCGTGATTGACATCCCATTTGGCATAAAAATTCTTGGGTGTCATTCCTAGTTGACAATGGCTATATAGATCAATCAAATTTTGCTCTCGTGCTTGTAAAGGACGCGGATTAGTCATAGCATTGGTTCCGCTTCCAATGGTTCTAAATCTTCTTCCCAGGCAATATCGGCAGATGCCCAAGCGGTACTGGGGCTATCTTTGCTCAAGCAAATGAGGTAACACCAAGTCCAGCAGCAAAGATGGGGAGCAAAGCTATAAAATCTGCCGATCGCAGTTCCCCAATCGGTGTCAGAACCAATCCAACGCAATTTATCGCCATACAAAAAGCGGGGTGTCTTTGCTGTATTAGGAAAGTCTTCGGGTAAATCAACAGAACTCGGAGAAAATTTCTGGTTAATTAATCTTGGGAGTAAATCCTGGCGATTGAGCGCCATCGCACTCAAATAATTAGCAATCAGTTCGGCATCGATACTCTGAGTTAGTTGAGAAATCAACAACGCTGCTAAACTTTCTTGTTCTTGCTGTTGACAGTAATTGCTGAGTTTCGCCAATACTTCAGCAATACCGAAGTCATCTAAGGCTTGTTGATAACCTCTGTATTGATCTGTTTTGTGGCAAACAGGTCTTAACATGGAATATGTCTCCTGTGAAAGGGAGCCAGAAGCCAGCGTCAGCCGTGGAAAGTTGTGCGCTGGCTTTTGACTTATCAGTAATTATACATAAATTTGATGTATTTCTATTTAAATTTATTTGTTTTTAGTGATTTAATATAAAAATACATAGTAAATCTGATAATAATCACATGGGGAAAGTAACACTGAGTATTTACATGGAAGAAGAAGACAAAGAAGCTCTGCAACAACTGGCGGATGCAGAGGAGCGTTCTTTGTCGCAAATGGCGGTGTTAATTCTCAAACGAGCGATTAGACAAGCGCAGGCGGATGGAACGATTTCGCCGCCTGGTAAGGGGAAGTGAGGCGATGATCGTCCGTTGAGAAAAGTTTCGGTTTAACCCCCCTGCTTCTCGCCAGCAGTTGGAGGCATTAACTAGGGTTCTAAGGGTTTGGGGAGATGAAAAACAAACAAAAAATCTCTAATATTTTCTTTACTTGATTTCTACTTTTATCCTCCTTTTTCGCTTTCATGTTGTGCTGGAAGTGCAACACGCCCATGATAACTGTAGTAACGTTGGAAGAAGTCTTCTAAATAGGGACTTACAAAGACGCTGCGCCTTTGAACTTTATTTATACTTATTTGATAGTATAAAAACTCCGGGTCTACTGCAAAAACTTTCTTAAAGTCTGCGGTTAACTCTGCTAATCCTTCTTTTGTTAAATCACACTCTAAAGGTATTTTTTCAAAAAAATGAAACTGCTTATTACAATTTGTTTTGACAAGATTCCATTTTTCAGAATTCATCTGATACGTATTTCTATCCTGTCTAATTTCTTGAGCTTGATATATCTCACAACAAAGTATGGAGTTCAATAGTTTATTCTGTTTATCTGTTGTTTGCCTAGCTTTATAATCCCAATCTAGGTCACAATCTTGACTAACAACAATTGCGTAAGGATGAATTATTGGTTTAAACTGCGTTTTATCTAGCTCTGGCGATGCTTCGTTAGGAACAGGTATAAACTGTATTACTCCCGTTAAAATTTCCCCTTGTCTAAGAGCTTCTTTTTCATCAGAGGCTCGATAAATTAAACTTTTGGGCATGATGAAAGCTATTCAAAATCAATAATTAAAGGTGGTCTGACTTCGCTAGGCAATAAGTTGCCAGTAATTACTCCTAAACTTTGGGGTAAGGTAGTTTGTTGTAAATCAGACCCACTATCGTTATAGTATTCCACCATCCTTTCAAGCGCTTCTGATGCTTCTTGTAAACCTTCTGTTGTAGAAGTCGCAAAAAGCATACTAATTAAACTTAAACATTTGACTAATAGAACGCTATTTTGATGTAATTGGCTGGGCAATTCAGCCGTAAAAGGTGACTCTATCGATATTCTAATATTTAAATTTGCTGTATTAAGTGATAAAGTTTCCCAAGGAGATATTTGGGTAGGAGTGGATATTACTTCGTACCTTTGCCCTATTATATTATTGTTTTTAGCACCACCAGTTATTATTTGCATAGAGTTATATGGTTTGAGGTCGCATTGCACTGTGTAATTCTTCGGTGATACTCCAGCGGAAAAGATTTCTGGCTGTACGATTTGCTTGGTCGAATGTATTCCAGACATTTTCACCTCTTTCTAACTTTCTCTCTGTAAAAAAATCAGCGTCTAATAAATAAGCTGTTTCATCGATATTTTTTTCTATGTCTCTAATTTGAACAAGTCCATGATTAAAATTAACTTGACCAAATTCAGTTCGTAATTGTAAATTTTTGACAAAATTTATTATCGATTCTTCTAACTCTGGAGTATGTAGTTCAGATGCAATATATTTAGGTATTAATTCAATCCATTCTTTGTTGGTAATGTTTAGCTTTGACCTAATGATTAAATCCCGATATCTTAAACCTATTCTTGAATAAAATGATGGATTATATATTTTCTCGAAAATTTCTACAGCATTTTTAAATCTTTCAATAAATTTTTCATATCTTTCATATTTGTTAGTAACAAGTGTAATGGAGTTTTTGTCTATAGAAAGCTGCCAACTTAAATCTTCTGATTTAAACTGATATGTCACCTCACTAGCAATGTTTGAGTTAAATTGGGTTAAAAGGTTTGATAATTCAACTGGTATTTGCAAGTTTCTAGAAGCTTCAAAAATAGGGTATTCAAATCTTACGCTATCTTGAAAATCTACAGGTTCTTGACTTGTAATTTTCAGAATAGTTGGAAATCTAATTTGAGCAATCACCTCGATTAGAGGATTGTACTCATAAATGACTCTTTCATAATCTGGGAGCTTCATCTTTAAAAAATGCTAAGACCAAGTGAGACAACCTTTTATCTTATAGAGTAGCCTAATTCTGAGCATTAGTCAGTGATGTTTCCCACACTTAAAAGTGATAGCTGGCAATTTTATTGCTGGCTATAGGTAAAGTTTATGTTCCCGTTACCTCTGACATCCGGAAACACAAGGATTAGAACCCAATGAATATGGCTATTTCTGGTTAAAGTTGTTCTTCGTGAACTATTTTCACAAACGCCCGTAAATTCCTCTCCCTCTCCTCTCTATCAGGCAAATCAGCAGATAGAAAGCACTTAAACACCTTGGCGTGGTTTGGTAAGAGCAAATGTACTAGTTCATGAACAATAACGAACTCTCCTACTTCTTTTGGCAAATCTAATAACTCTGTGTTAAGTGTCAAGCTTCCTGTAGTGATAGAAATTGATTGGCAAAGGTATTTTTATCAACATCGAGCTTTTGGCGTTCTTCCTCTGCTTCGACACATACGTTGGCTATTTCATCTAATTGAACTAAAGTCTCGTGTGCTTCTATTTGGCGGTTTTTAAAGGCTTGACGAACTTTTTCGGCGCGATCGCATCTCGCTCCCGCACCCAACCCACTTACACTTCGCTGACAGTTTTTGCCTCTAGGTTCTCGGTGATACTTTGGAAGAGTTCCAACGCTGCTTCTAAATCCTCAGCAATCTCTAAAGCTAAAACATCCGGTGCTGGGAGGTTATCAGAGTCTTCTAAACTCTCATCCCTCAGCCAGAAAATATCCAGACTGACTTTATCGCGTTGTATCAGTTCTTCATAGCTAAAGGCTCGAAACCTTTCTGTTTCCTGGCGTTCCTGCCGATTTTGAGCATTAAAGCATTGGATAAAGTCTTGCAAGTTCTCGTAGCGGAGGGGATTGGTTTTCAGGGTAAAGTGCTGATTGGTTCTGAAATCGTAAATCCACAGTTTTTTAGTCCAGGGATCGGCGCTAGCGGGTTTGCGGTCAAAGAATAACACGTTAGCTTTGACACCTTGAGCGTAGAATATACCTGTTGGCAATCTCAGCAGGGTATGTACATCACATTCGTGCAGTAATTTCTTGCGGATGGTTTCACCAGCACCACCTTCAAACAGGACGTTATCAGGAACGACAACCGCAGCTTTACCATTGATTTGCAGTAGGGTTTTGACGTGCTGGAGAAAGTTTAGCTGTTTGTTAGATGTGGTAGCCCAAAAGTCATCACGGCGATAAACGACCTTTTCTTTGTCTGCTTTGCCATCGTCGTTGAAAACAGTGATGCTGCTTTTTTTACCGAAGGGTGGATTTGTTAATACTAATTCAAAGCGATCGCCTGGATCTGCCATTAAGCTATCTTTAGCATCAACAGGACTTTCATCACCAGCAATACCGTGTAAATACAGATTCATCGCACAGAGGCGCACTACCCCATCAGCAACATCAAATCCTTTAAAGGTTTGATTTTTCAGGAATTGCTTTTGGGCTTTATCGAGTTTGTAATTTTTGGTAATGGTGTCATTAGCCACCAAGAAAAAACCACCTGTACCGCAAGCAGGATCGCAGATACGTTGTCCTGGTTGGGGTTGCATGACTTCGACAATGGCTTTAATTAATGCCCTTGGCGTAAAATACTGACCTGCACCGCCTTTGACATCTTCAGCGTTCTTTTGCAGCAATCCTTCGTAAATTTCCCCTTTTACGTCGATATCTAAACCAATCCAAGTTTCTGAGTTGATGAGTTCTACCAGTCGCTTGAGTTTGGCGGGGTCTTGAATTTTGTTTTGCGATTTGCGAAAGATAACGCCCAATAGCCCTTTTTCTTTACCCAGGTTTTCTAAGGTGTGGCGGTACTGGGTTTCTAAAGCATCACCGTCTTGCGATCGCAGTGCTTCCCAACTGTATTCTGTAGGAATGGTGGAACGTTTGCCCAAAGGTGGGGGAAGTTGGTTTTGTTCTTCCACCATCTTCAGGAACAGCAGATAGGTAAGCTGTTCTACATAGTCACTGTAGCTAACGCCATCATCGCGGAGGACGTTGCAGTAATTCCAGAGTTTTTGAACGATGGTAGAAGATTCGTTAGCCATTGAGTGATGCTACAGGGAGTTTTACTAGTAACGAAGCATTATATATTTTTGAGATGGCGATCGCGGCGAAGACAGTCTCAAATTAATATTCGGTCGCTCACTTCCAGCCTCACCTATTGTCTACCTGACGAACGCATCGCTGCGAAACATCCCAAAGCTTGAGTATATTACAGTCATTAGGTGTATTTTTTCGAGAATGATTGAGAAAGTATAAAATAAAACTTTTTTTGACGGTAGATCATTTTCAATTAAGTAATTAACCCTTAGTTAGCAAGATAGCTCTGTGCTTTCGGAGTATCCTAATGAGTTTCATTAACCTGGATCTGGTTTTCAGCGCAATTACTAGCATCGCCAATCCTTTGATTAAAGAAAAAATTCTGCGTAGTGAGACAGTAATTAAGTTACTCCAGCAATTTAACCTCGATCCAGAGCATCCACCTGCTGATTTTAGTGGTGTTTACGCTTATGCCTTAGTAGAATACGGTGTAGGCAAACCAAAACCATTACTAGAATTATTCCGACAAGAAGCAATTAAACAAGCTTTTCGCACAGCATTAGACCACAATAACCCCTCAATTCTGCTGTCTGAAGTTGATGCTTTTCTCGATGCCTATACATTGGGCGATGATATCAGAGGTTTGGAACTTGATGTTAGGCGAGAGGTAGCTGAATTTGCGACGGTATTTATCGAAGTGGCGAAACGTAGTCGCACACCTGCTGATGTGTTGATGAACCAGAAAATTGGTTCTCTACATAAAAGGATTGCGAGTATCCAAGAACAATTGGAAAGATTGCCGACGTTGGAGGGAATTCGGACAGAAATAGCAAGGTTGGCAGTAAATAATTATCCTGCACTACCCTCAAGTGTCACTGAAAATCAATGTAGAGCGATCGCACTAGCCCAGCAGATGCGAGGATGGTTTGAAACCTTGGGCTATGACTTTGAAAAATATGAAATCTGGGCAGAAGAATATTTTGAATGGATAATTCAGATTCCAGTACGTCGCAGTTATGACCGTGTTCTTATCCGTGGCGTGGCTGGAGAAATTGGACTGAGTGATGTGATGGCGTTGCGTTCCTCAGTTGAGGCGCAAAAAACTGATGAAGGATGGTTAGTAACAACCCGCCGCATTTCCCGTGCTGCAAGGGATGAAGTCAAAAAGGAAGCAAATCGTCATCTTGATTGTTTCACTTTTGACGAACTAATTGACTTGGATGCAGACTTTAATGCCTATCTGGACTGGTTAGAAGCGGAAATCAAACGCCGAAAAATTGATACTAAGTATGTACCCCTTGCTTGTACAAAAGAAGAAATTGACCCGGTGACTAAGCAGCGAATCGGGGTGAGTCGTTATGAAGAAGAAGACGGCTGGATTGATGGCTATATTGACTTGTGGCTTGATGACCCTGCAAAAGAGCATATTTCCATTTTGGGAGAATTTGGTACAGGTAAAACTTGGTTTGTCTTTCACTATGCTTGGACTGCACTGCAACGTTACCGTGATGCCCAAAAACGTGGTGTTGAACGTCCCCGTCTGCCTTTAGTAATTACTTTGCGTGACTTTGCCAAGGCGTTAAATGTAGAAAATGTTTTGGCAGGATTCTTTTTTACCCAACATAATATCCGCATCAACAGCGAAGTTTTTGACCAACTCAACCGCATGGGTAAATTGCTGCTAATTTTCGATGGCTTTGACGAAATGGCAGCAAAAGTTGACCGCCAACAGATGATTAACAACTTCTGGGAACTGGCAAAGGTGGTAGTTCCTGGTGCTAAAGTTATCCTTACTTGTCGTACTGAGCATTTTCCAGAGGCGAAGGAAGGACGCGCTTTACTCAATGCAGAATTGCAGGCTTCAACTAAAAAATTAACTGGTGAAACACCGCAATTTGAAGTCTTGGAATTGGAGAAATTCAACAATGAGCAAATTCGGCAGGTGTTGTCATACCAAGCTGAAGCAGCGACAGTTGAACAAGTAATGGGCAATGGGCAATTATTAGACTTAGCCCGTCGTCCAGTGATGACTGACTTAATCTTGGAAGCATTGCCAGATATTGAGGCGGGTAAACCTGTGGATATGTCACGGGTTTATCTCTATGCAGTGCGGCGCAAGATGGAACGGGATATCAAGGCAGAGCGTACTTTTACTTCTTTAGCAGATAAGCTGTACTTTTTGTGCGAACTTTCTTGGGAAATGCTGTCTAGTGACCAAATGAGCCTGA contains the following coding sequences:
- a CDS encoding IS701 family transposase: MVQPRPAAPTVKFVDEYCQWYKSLFPDVRSFEAFKYLHVGCISDLKRKTLPEIAKIVGLDNQQGLHHFLTTSPWDIEKLRTLRLELILQVLKGRPIILIIDETGDKKKGSKTDYVKRQYIGNLGKTDNGIVAVTVYGVFCGMTFPLLFEVYKPRERLQAGDKYRTKPEIAAILIKKLQSMGFKFNLVLADSLYGESGKNFISVLDELNLNYIVAIRSNHYVEILPRQHIQYLKWQKFQRVFSDLSRENRFIREIIPGKRGELRYWQITTDPENLPDNTTWYVMSKYPDITPREVGNFYGLRTWVEYGLKQSKNELGWSDFRLTHYPDIERWWEIICSAYLMVSLHSEQLFQSPSQRESKFVSHPWWDNGNGWKNILNNLRLIIQPFTLFNLIYPWLTVFPIPQLALGFFKLQSIIYSLTSSIFISLIHPDFYFSSA
- a CDS encoding ribbon-helix-helix domain-containing protein, with the protein product MGKVTLSIYMEEEDKEALQQLADAEERSLSQMAVLILKRAIRQAQADGTISPPGKGK
- a CDS encoding TniB family NTP-binding protein, which encodes MSEISSNKKNNQSDFERLFINYIFSNKKLRQIYECLEVQQQSGQINLTIDEPLTGKSIACQIDSQSDFKLLFINYIFSNRQSRLLYEWLDVQRQSRHNNLIIGEPSIGKSIACQIYAYKNKIQHLIDTSPIVPIVYIDPPFCASAKDIFLAIIGFLDSASTDLHLAALREKARCLLKDCGVEMLIIDDTVHYSNKVFTDIISICEPINIAVILVGTQCLYSYIYGNMHLNPRFNNIYRFGHSGVDATEPLITFY
- a CDS encoding TniB family NTP-binding protein, with amino-acid sequence MTLKQAQTVAQQLGDIPVNGEKLQVEIDRLNRKTFILLEQVKILNDWLEGKRQARQSGRIVGESRTGKTMGCDAYRLRHKPKQEVGKPPLVPIAFLEDIPSECSAKDLFNEILKHLKYQMTKGTVAEIRERTFRVLKGCGVEMLIIDEADRLKPKTFAEVRDIFDKLEIAVILVGTDRLDAVIKRDEQVYNRFRACHRFGKFSGEDFKRTVEIWEKQVLKLPVASNLSNKTMLKTLGEATGGYIGLLDMILRESAIRALKKGLPKIDLETLKEVAAEYK
- a CDS encoding TniQ family protein, which gives rise to MEVPEIQPWLFQIEPLEGESLSHFLGRFRRANDLTPTGLGKAAGLGGAIARWEKFRFNPPPTPQQLAALAVVVAVDVDRLKQMLPPLGVGMKMEPIRLCAACYVESPCHKIDWQLKVTQRCASHNLTLLSECPNCGARFKHPALWVYPWCHRCFFRFTDMVKYQKFVYSSL
- a CDS encoding TIGR04255 family protein, whose translation is MKLPDYERVIYEYNPLIEVIAQIRFPTILKITSQEPVDFQDSVRFEYPIFEASRNLQIPVELSNLLTQFNSNIASEVTYQFKSEDLSWQLSIDKNSITLVTNKYERYEKFIERFKNAVEIFEKIYNPSFYSRIGLRYRDLIIRSKLNITNKEWIELIPKYIASELHTPELEESIINFVKNLQLRTEFGQVNFNHGLVQIRDIEKNIDETAYLLDADFFTERKLERGENVWNTFDQANRTARNLFRWSITEELHSAMRPQTI
- a CDS encoding M48 family metallopeptidase, with the translated sequence MTLNTELLDLPKEVGEFVIVHELVHLLLPNHAKVFKCFLSADLPDREERERNLRAFVKIVHEEQL
- a CDS encoding TniQ family protein; this translates as MEVVEIQLWLFQVEPLKGESLSHFLGRFRRANGLTPARLGKETGLGSAIARWEKFRFNPPPTPEQLEALAVVLGVDVDRLKQMLPPAGVEIKRETVRLCAACYVESPYHKIEWQLKVIQGCLSHDLTLLSKCPNCGAKFKTPAVWQDSSCQQCSLTFADMVKYQKSY